A genomic segment from Propionibacteriaceae bacterium ZF39 encodes:
- a CDS encoding DUF418 domain-containing protein: MRLVWPDLSRGVAVLAMFVAHTAPGGGPLLLSEFLAAPLFAMLVVASLGLSWERRSTSAGRWYLVQALRGLLLIMLGVLLQGVYAQIVIVLQTLGGLTIVAAALVPVLASRPLLALLGGVVGMVVSPWLMGAARSVDTTSALGGWVLDVLATGSSYRVLTFLVFGLFGLALSGLIRSRWWVVGRGAVIATLVTGVWVAIFAVDRLGDQSINARFGYTGTTFAIFLDVLISATVVLAAALAQPALGRKRADRVFRPLTATGRLALTAYVLQIVLLAVIVRFVLDGGADDGWGVLGFLILSIVGFCTLWDVRGWPRPVESLLRLPGHLLARRTGGDDRESAIRGDRV, from the coding sequence GTGCGTCTCGTCTGGCCGGATCTGTCCCGCGGTGTGGCCGTCCTGGCGATGTTTGTGGCCCACACTGCCCCCGGTGGGGGGCCGCTCCTGCTCTCGGAATTCCTGGCGGCGCCCCTGTTCGCGATGCTCGTGGTCGCGTCACTCGGCCTCAGCTGGGAGCGCCGATCCACGTCGGCAGGTAGGTGGTATTTGGTCCAGGCACTGCGAGGTTTGCTGCTCATCATGCTGGGGGTGCTGCTCCAGGGCGTCTATGCCCAGATCGTGATCGTCCTGCAGACCCTGGGCGGGTTGACGATCGTGGCGGCCGCGCTTGTGCCCGTCCTCGCGTCCCGGCCTCTCCTGGCGTTGCTGGGCGGGGTGGTCGGGATGGTGGTCAGCCCGTGGCTCATGGGTGCGGCCCGGTCGGTTGACACTACGTCTGCGCTCGGCGGCTGGGTCCTCGACGTGCTCGCCACCGGCTCCTCGTATCGGGTGCTGACCTTCCTGGTCTTCGGGTTGTTCGGGCTGGCACTGTCCGGGCTGATCCGATCCCGCTGGTGGGTGGTTGGTCGAGGGGCCGTGATAGCTACTCTGGTGACGGGCGTCTGGGTGGCCATCTTCGCCGTGGACCGGCTCGGTGATCAATCGATCAACGCCCGCTTTGGCTACACCGGGACGACGTTCGCCATCTTCCTCGACGTCCTCATTTCCGCCACCGTTGTTCTGGCGGCCGCGCTCGCCCAACCTGCCCTGGGCCGGAAGCGCGCCGATCGTGTTTTCCGCCCTTTGACAGCCACCGGTCGATTGGCGCTGACAGCGTATGTCCTGCAGATCGTCCTTCTGGCCGTGATCGTCCGGTTCGTTCTGGACGGTGGTGCCGACGACGGGTGGGGTGTCCTCGGATTCCTGATCTTGTCGATCGTCGGGTTCTGCACCCTGTGGGACGTCCGCGGGTGGCCGCGACCCGTGGAGTCACTGCTGCGGCTCCCCGGGCACCTCCTGGCCAGGCGTACCGGAGGCGATGATCGCGAATCGGCCATCCGGGGCGATCGGGTCTAG
- a CDS encoding glycosyltransferase, with protein MRLAKISLHTSPYTALGTGDGGGMNVVVKQQAEALGQLGHQVELFTRRDDPETPEIMETAPGVRLHTLDAGPAKPLPKSRIDDHLDQFTNGLRRRLHELEAVEEPVELIHSHHWMSGVAALPVARELGVPHLQSYHSVAALPDHPLSDGEPPESPDRVPGEALIARESDLVIAVSNAEARTIIERCGADPLRVRVLHPGVDTELFHPLPPGETGWRCCDMGRPYLLFAARLQPLKGPDLALEALALIPEAFRPHLVIAGEVSADFRDYHADIERLAHQRGVAGDVVYSGSRPREEFAAMMRGARLLLVPSHSETFGLVALEASASGVPVVTAAAGGLVEAVHDGESGIVVPTRDPMDWANTITRLLLDPEEHARLAAGGLRRVEGQDWLSVSERLAEVYQTMVAIGVAG; from the coding sequence ATGCGCCTGGCCAAGATCTCGCTGCACACATCGCCCTACACAGCGCTCGGCACCGGCGACGGTGGCGGGATGAACGTGGTGGTGAAGCAGCAGGCGGAAGCACTTGGACAGCTGGGTCATCAGGTCGAGCTCTTCACCCGCCGCGATGACCCGGAGACGCCGGAGATCATGGAGACCGCTCCGGGGGTACGCCTGCACACGCTCGACGCCGGCCCCGCCAAGCCGCTGCCGAAGAGCCGCATCGACGACCATCTCGATCAGTTCACCAACGGCCTGCGCCGACGGCTCCACGAGCTGGAGGCCGTCGAGGAGCCGGTAGAACTCATCCACTCCCACCACTGGATGTCCGGTGTCGCGGCGTTGCCCGTGGCGCGCGAACTCGGCGTACCACATCTGCAGAGCTATCACTCCGTTGCGGCCCTGCCCGACCATCCGCTGTCGGACGGTGAGCCTCCGGAGTCGCCGGATCGGGTGCCGGGGGAAGCCCTCATCGCGCGCGAATCCGACCTGGTGATTGCTGTCTCCAACGCTGAGGCCCGCACGATCATCGAGCGGTGCGGCGCGGATCCGTTGCGGGTACGGGTGCTGCATCCGGGTGTCGATACGGAACTGTTCCATCCGCTGCCCCCGGGGGAGACCGGCTGGCGGTGCTGTGACATGGGTCGGCCCTATCTGTTGTTCGCGGCGCGGCTGCAGCCGCTCAAGGGGCCCGACCTGGCGCTCGAAGCGTTGGCACTGATCCCCGAGGCGTTCCGGCCGCACTTGGTTATCGCCGGTGAGGTCTCCGCAGATTTCCGTGACTACCACGCCGACATCGAACGACTGGCTCATCAGAGGGGCGTCGCAGGCGATGTGGTCTATTCGGGGTCGCGTCCGCGGGAGGAGTTCGCGGCGATGATGCGCGGGGCCCGGCTGTTGCTGGTGCCGTCGCATTCGGAGACCTTCGGGCTCGTGGCGCTGGAGGCGTCCGCTTCGGGCGTACCCGTCGTCACAGCCGCCGCCGGCGGACTGGTCGAGGCGGTGCATGACGGTGAGTCCGGCATTGTCGTCCCGACCCGCGACCCGATGGACTGGGCGAACACGATCACGCGCCTGCTGCTCGATCCGGAGGAGCACGCGCGGCTCGCGGCCGGCGGTCTGCGCCGCGTCGAGGGCCAGGACTGGCTCAGCGTGAGCGAGCGACTGGCCGAGGTCTATCAGACCATGGTCGCGATAGGAGTGGCGGGATGA
- a CDS encoding PIG-L family deacetylase, producing MSVFDGVRRVLFVHAHPDDETLATGALIVELVTRGIECVVLTATRGEQGGIVEGRFEGLAGEAFVERREVELAGALAELGAGKPMFLGDPPARAEGLPPRRYVDSGMEWVRPGLAGPADDAGPDSLTAADKDEAIADLVVGIKAIAPDLVITYDDAGGYGHPDHVACHHLTRAAYAEAGVPFAEVLSDPEASGEWLDLQEHLPTVAAALEHHQTQVTVDVPDVIHSGGQREPIQLRIGVKEV from the coding sequence ATGAGCGTGTTCGATGGGGTACGCAGAGTCCTCTTCGTCCATGCCCACCCGGATGACGAGACCCTGGCAACCGGTGCCCTGATCGTCGAACTCGTGACGCGTGGCATCGAGTGTGTCGTGCTGACCGCCACGCGTGGGGAACAGGGCGGCATCGTCGAGGGCCGCTTCGAAGGGCTGGCGGGAGAGGCATTCGTGGAGCGCCGGGAGGTCGAACTCGCCGGCGCGCTGGCCGAGCTGGGCGCAGGGAAGCCGATGTTCCTCGGCGACCCGCCCGCACGGGCCGAGGGGCTGCCGCCGCGGCGGTATGTGGATTCGGGGATGGAATGGGTACGTCCCGGTCTCGCCGGTCCCGCCGACGATGCCGGTCCGGACTCGTTGACCGCTGCTGACAAAGACGAGGCGATCGCCGACCTGGTCGTGGGCATCAAGGCCATCGCGCCCGACTTGGTCATCACTTATGACGACGCCGGCGGTTATGGCCACCCGGATCATGTGGCCTGCCATCACCTGACCCGCGCCGCGTACGCGGAGGCCGGCGTACCCTTCGCCGAAGTCCTCTCCGACCCGGAGGCCTCGGGGGAGTGGCTCGACCTGCAGGAGCACCTGCCGACCGTCGCCGCCGCCCTCGAACACCACCAGACCCAGGTCACGGTCGACGTGCCGGATGTCATTCACTCCGGCGGGCAGCGGGAGCCGATTCAGTTGAGGATTGGGGTCAAAGAGGTCTGA
- a CDS encoding acyltransferase family protein: protein MQAADQQQREAATQPRRADIQGLRAIAVLAVILFHAGLPLPGGFVGVDIFFVISGFVITAMLLREFRATGRIRLVRFYVRRFKRLSPALALVVVVTMLLAAALLSPLGTQQDVARTGIGALLLAANLVIAMLTGDYFGLAAETNALLHTWSLAVEEQFYLVFPAVLTLAWFLRRRGATWAPVAAVALLGVASIGVLAAGVSGASLGSATWLLGFYSPLTRAWEFAAGSLLALVAHKIPRIFGSLTVAALGVALLAASLVFINTDSTFPGPITLLPVLGSMCLLLSGLGNHASTQFLSSKPMVVIGDLSYSLYLWHWPLIVLASVTWPNQPLAAPLAAGGSVVPAVLSYRFFEQPIRTMSTPSLARLLRLVAAVTSLPLLASFGLWQLADRGFGIPRVQAFQNAVFDEPERGCKATVALNAERAISCLAVEGEGRPIYVLGDSHAGHFSDGLVLAGEQLGRPVVVNFTNSCPFLDVFLDTSKPLAGDLACRAYSEKSLEFLDTATQGTVFIGNIDTYWSNRSSAGLEWGDLSNEPDRKLEVFGSALRATVTRLELAGHDVVVAQTIPRFTGADAWQTEGCTVSDLNRGACTHEMSLANVEERQGAVHGVIASVGVDAGVAVFDSWPLLCPEGFCSTEGESFPRYYRDGIHLSVLESEALAGHFVQLLSESGR, encoded by the coding sequence ATGCAAGCAGCGGACCAGCAGCAGCGGGAGGCGGCAACACAGCCGCGCAGGGCGGACATTCAAGGGCTGCGAGCCATCGCGGTCCTGGCGGTGATTCTTTTTCACGCGGGACTGCCACTACCCGGTGGATTCGTGGGCGTGGACATCTTCTTTGTCATCTCGGGCTTTGTGATCACGGCGATGCTGCTCCGAGAATTCCGTGCGACAGGTCGCATTCGGCTGGTTCGGTTCTACGTGCGCCGGTTCAAGAGGCTGTCGCCCGCGCTGGCGCTTGTTGTGGTGGTGACAATGCTCCTCGCAGCAGCACTGTTGTCCCCGCTCGGAACACAGCAGGACGTAGCCAGGACAGGCATCGGCGCTCTGCTACTGGCGGCCAACCTGGTTATCGCAATGCTGACTGGGGACTATTTCGGCTTGGCTGCTGAGACAAATGCGCTGCTCCACACATGGTCGCTGGCCGTCGAGGAGCAGTTCTATCTGGTATTTCCGGCAGTGCTCACCCTGGCGTGGTTCTTGCGGCGCAGGGGTGCCACCTGGGCACCGGTGGCTGCCGTTGCACTTCTGGGGGTTGCATCAATCGGCGTTCTGGCGGCGGGGGTTTCGGGTGCCTCTTTGGGGTCGGCGACCTGGTTGTTGGGGTTCTACAGTCCGCTCACTCGCGCATGGGAGTTCGCCGCAGGTTCTCTCTTGGCCTTGGTCGCGCACAAAATTCCCCGCATATTCGGCTCCTTGACTGTCGCTGCGCTCGGAGTGGCGTTATTGGCCGCTTCGTTGGTCTTCATCAATACGGACAGCACTTTTCCTGGCCCCATCACCTTGCTCCCCGTGCTTGGCTCGATGTGCCTGCTGCTGTCCGGTCTGGGAAACCACGCCAGTACCCAGTTTCTGTCGTCGAAACCGATGGTGGTTATTGGCGACCTGTCCTATTCGCTATATCTCTGGCACTGGCCCCTCATCGTTCTGGCCTCCGTGACGTGGCCGAACCAACCGCTTGCCGCTCCCCTGGCCGCAGGAGGTTCGGTGGTTCCGGCGGTCCTGTCCTACCGTTTTTTTGAGCAGCCCATTCGCACCATGTCGACTCCGAGCCTGGCGAGACTCCTCCGGCTTGTCGCTGCTGTCACGAGCCTTCCCCTCCTGGCTTCATTCGGCCTCTGGCAATTGGCCGATCGAGGATTCGGAATCCCACGGGTTCAGGCCTTCCAGAATGCGGTATTCGATGAGCCCGAAAGAGGCTGCAAGGCCACTGTTGCCCTCAACGCAGAGCGAGCGATCAGTTGCCTTGCTGTCGAGGGAGAAGGACGCCCGATCTATGTGCTGGGCGACTCCCATGCCGGACACTTCAGCGATGGACTGGTATTGGCCGGCGAGCAACTTGGGCGACCCGTCGTTGTCAACTTCACCAACTCATGCCCGTTCTTGGACGTCTTCTTGGACACGAGTAAACCGCTCGCGGGCGATCTGGCCTGTCGGGCCTACAGCGAGAAATCACTTGAGTTTCTGGACACGGCCACTCAGGGGACGGTGTTCATCGGCAACATCGATACCTATTGGTCCAATCGCAGTTCAGCTGGACTTGAGTGGGGTGATCTCTCTAACGAGCCTGACCGCAAGCTCGAGGTCTTCGGCTCAGCACTTCGGGCCACAGTCACCCGCCTTGAGCTCGCCGGGCACGACGTGGTGGTAGCCCAAACCATTCCGAGATTCACCGGAGCGGATGCATGGCAGACCGAAGGTTGCACGGTCAGCGACCTGAATCGAGGTGCGTGCACCCACGAAATGTCGCTCGCCAACGTGGAGGAGAGGCAGGGGGCCGTACACGGAGTCATCGCTTCGGTGGGCGTTGATGCTGGTGTCGCTGTGTTCGACAGCTGGCCACTGCTCTGTCCCGAAGGCTTCTGTTCGACCGAAGGCGAGAGCTTCCCGCGGTACTACCGCGATGGCATCCACCTTTCCGTGCTGGAGAGCGAAGCCTTGGCAGGGCACTTCGTTCAGCTTCTGAGTGAATCGGGCCGCTAG
- a CDS encoding ABC transporter ATP-binding protein: protein MIVADRIEHAYQAGDQQVPILHGISLRVTQGEMVAVMGPSGSGKSTLLYCLAGLVRPTGGSATLNGQNLSQLTDTQLAKLRRSELGFVFQSYNLMPTLSGFENVALPFRLGRRPVPTEKIREVLDTVGLGHRADALPSAMSGGEQQRVALARVLAQRPPIVFADEPTGALDTRTGVIVLDELVNLAHSDGHCVLTVTHDPSVAARCDRVLFLFNGRLAQELRTPTAEQVAGVMTALTAEVEAAEVSTGSTDVSTGSTDGGAR, encoded by the coding sequence ATGATCGTCGCGGACCGCATCGAACACGCCTATCAGGCCGGTGACCAACAGGTCCCGATCCTCCATGGGATCAGCCTCCGAGTGACCCAGGGCGAGATGGTCGCGGTCATGGGCCCGTCGGGCTCGGGCAAGTCGACACTGCTGTATTGCCTCGCCGGCCTCGTCCGCCCCACCGGCGGCAGCGCCACCCTCAACGGCCAGAACCTGTCCCAGCTCACCGACACCCAACTCGCCAAACTGCGCAGGAGCGAGCTGGGGTTCGTCTTCCAGTCCTACAACCTCATGCCCACGCTCAGCGGGTTCGAGAACGTCGCGCTGCCCTTCCGACTGGGCCGCCGGCCGGTCCCGACCGAGAAGATCCGTGAGGTCCTCGACACGGTCGGCCTGGGCCACCGCGCGGACGCGCTCCCGTCGGCCATGTCCGGCGGTGAGCAGCAGCGGGTGGCGCTTGCTCGCGTACTCGCCCAGCGCCCGCCCATCGTCTTCGCCGACGAACCCACCGGCGCGCTCGACACCCGCACCGGCGTCATCGTCCTCGACGAGCTCGTCAACCTCGCGCACAGCGACGGACACTGCGTACTCACCGTCACCCACGACCCCAGCGTCGCCGCCCGCTGCGATCGCGTGCTGTTCCTGTTCAACGGCCGGCTGGCCCAGGAGCTGCGTACGCCGACCGCCGAGCAGGTCGCCGGCGTCATGACCGCCCTGACCGCCGAGGTGGAGGCCGCAGAGGTTTCGACAGGCTCAACCGACGTATCGACAGGCTCAACCGACGGGGGCGCGCGATGA
- a CDS encoding FtsX-like permease family protein produces the protein MRQLYVAEVKASWLTWLGVSLTFIAANYGLAVGFLYVATGIQGYAAGVMTETNLGQFAFLGGVNILFGAIVGAAVIGASTALVIASRRGAFARLALAGATPGQVVKVVMVQLVLVTIACAIVGDILAALTFPMYVMAEAADREMAVPSVSQAPWAYLGANALCILTALIGGWKQARAASRIPPVEALRPVRETTLAARRRNWIVRALVIALCVLIVVASYAGFPGIAVAAGPNAGEIAMQLSVLLLVVTGLAIVAAGPGALAGFARAWAALIPSPGGIWHLARTTVRIRAERFARSVTPIMFTIGLSVGLLGMIGTLETSLTAAGRPLELSSAGPWAIFSLIGAPLIISFAGAVGGLIMMARQRDAELALASIVGATPGQRVLISLFEALLITVTGVLAGLVMAGMAVGFIAYAIRLAVGVAIIALPIGLLLAVIGICFAIALAATVGPILPALNRPAPAVIARLVSE, from the coding sequence ATGAGGCAGCTCTACGTCGCGGAGGTCAAGGCGTCCTGGCTGACGTGGCTGGGCGTCTCGCTCACGTTCATCGCCGCGAACTACGGCCTCGCGGTGGGGTTCCTCTATGTCGCGACGGGCATCCAGGGGTACGCCGCAGGGGTCATGACCGAGACGAATCTCGGCCAGTTCGCCTTCCTCGGCGGGGTCAACATCCTCTTCGGGGCCATCGTGGGGGCCGCGGTGATCGGCGCCTCGACCGCCCTCGTGATCGCCTCGCGCCGGGGTGCCTTCGCGCGCCTCGCGCTCGCCGGCGCCACCCCCGGGCAGGTCGTCAAGGTCGTGATGGTCCAGCTCGTCTTGGTCACGATCGCGTGCGCGATCGTCGGTGACATCCTCGCCGCGCTCACGTTCCCGATGTATGTCATGGCCGAAGCCGCCGATCGCGAGATGGCGGTGCCGTCGGTGTCGCAGGCACCGTGGGCGTACCTCGGCGCCAACGCACTCTGCATCCTCACCGCACTGATCGGCGGCTGGAAACAGGCCCGCGCCGCCAGCCGCATCCCCCCGGTCGAGGCGCTGCGCCCGGTCCGCGAAACCACGCTGGCGGCCCGCCGGCGCAACTGGATCGTCCGCGCCCTGGTGATCGCCCTGTGCGTCCTGATCGTCGTCGCGTCGTACGCCGGCTTCCCCGGCATCGCCGTGGCAGCGGGCCCGAACGCCGGGGAGATCGCCATGCAATTGTCGGTGCTCCTGCTCGTGGTCACCGGTCTGGCGATCGTGGCCGCGGGGCCTGGCGCCCTCGCCGGCTTCGCCCGCGCCTGGGCCGCCCTCATCCCCAGCCCCGGTGGCATCTGGCATCTCGCACGCACGACCGTCCGCATCCGCGCCGAGCGGTTCGCCCGCAGCGTCACCCCGATCATGTTCACCATCGGGCTGTCGGTCGGCCTGCTCGGGATGATCGGCACGCTCGAGACCAGCCTCACCGCCGCCGGACGGCCCCTCGAGCTGTCCTCGGCGGGCCCCTGGGCGATCTTCAGCCTGATCGGTGCGCCGCTCATCATCTCGTTCGCCGGCGCGGTGGGCGGGCTCATCATGATGGCGCGGCAGCGCGATGCCGAACTGGCACTCGCCTCCATCGTCGGCGCGACCCCGGGGCAGCGCGTACTCATCTCCCTCTTCGAAGCCCTCCTCATCACGGTGACCGGCGTGCTGGCCGGGCTCGTGATGGCGGGGATGGCGGTGGGGTTCATTGCGTACGCCATCAGGCTCGCCGTCGGTGTCGCCATCATCGCCTTGCCGATCGGGCTCCTTCTCGCGGTGATCGGGATCTGCTTCGCGATCGCCCTGGCCGCCACCGTTGGGCCGATCCTGCCGGCGCTCAACCGGCCTGCGCCCGCGGTCATCGCCCGTCTCGTCTCCGAGTAG
- the lgt gene encoding prolipoprotein diacylglyceryl transferase, with protein MSPLVLQWPEIDPVAFRIGPLSVHWYALMYLLAFGVGYLLLRRRLHHQPYARITSPEPWKREHIEDLLFVAITGVIVGGRLGYCLFYKPEQYLRDPLSILYLWEGGMSFHGGAIGVALGLLIYAWRKKRPFLEVTDLLVPAAPLGLAAGRLGNFINGELWGRAADPNLPWAMTFPAAGPDPRHPSQLYQFMGEGLLLAVLLWLYARKERARGQVSAMFLIGYGVFRFLAEWFREPDDFLGTLGLGLSMGQWLSVPMILGGIGLWLWAKRANIHPPAHAIVEDAEDATDERTPEERD; from the coding sequence GTGAGCCCCCTTGTTCTCCAGTGGCCCGAGATCGACCCGGTCGCGTTCCGGATCGGTCCGCTGTCGGTGCACTGGTATGCACTGATGTATCTGCTCGCCTTCGGCGTCGGCTATCTGCTGCTGCGCCGTCGGCTGCATCATCAGCCGTACGCCCGCATCACCAGCCCCGAGCCGTGGAAACGCGAACACATCGAGGACCTGCTGTTCGTCGCGATCACCGGTGTGATCGTCGGCGGGCGTCTGGGTTATTGCCTGTTCTACAAGCCCGAGCAGTATCTCCGCGACCCGCTGTCGATCCTCTATCTGTGGGAAGGCGGGATGAGCTTCCACGGTGGCGCGATCGGCGTTGCGCTCGGCCTGCTCATCTATGCCTGGCGCAAGAAGCGCCCGTTCCTCGAGGTCACCGACCTGCTCGTCCCGGCCGCCCCGCTCGGGCTTGCCGCCGGGCGCCTCGGCAACTTCATCAACGGTGAACTCTGGGGCCGCGCCGCGGACCCGAACCTGCCCTGGGCGATGACCTTCCCCGCCGCCGGCCCGGATCCGCGCCACCCGTCGCAGCTCTACCAGTTCATGGGCGAGGGTCTGCTCCTGGCGGTGTTGCTGTGGTTGTACGCCCGCAAGGAACGTGCCCGCGGCCAGGTCTCGGCGATGTTCCTGATCGGCTACGGCGTCTTCCGATTCCTGGCGGAATGGTTCCGGGAGCCGGATGATTTCCTGGGTACGCTCGGCCTCGGCCTTTCCATGGGGCAGTGGCTCTCCGTGCCGATGATCCTCGGCGGCATCGGCCTCTGGCTCTGGGCCAAACGGGCTAATATCCACCCGCCGGCCCACGCGATCGTCGAGGACGCCGAGGACGCGACGGACGAGCGTACCCCCGAGGAACGCGACTGA
- a CDS encoding serine/threonine-protein kinase — MSPDLLAGRYELTERIASGGMGHVWRGRDRILERIVAIKTVDLAAQDDTARERFRREAVATAGLSAPNIVQVYDAGIDGTMAYLVMELLTGPTLSRVIHDHGPLDIQTGLQVAREVALALLSAHHIGVVHRDIKPGNVMFHDNQVKLVDFGIAQLARNMGAALTAPATALGTAAYMSPEQATGEGATDKSDWYAFGCLLMTIFTGEPPFKGEALAVASQQINSKPPYVSDRRHDAPAALDQLVARLLEKEPVDRPTGQEVVDQLRLLEVDPNAGTVLMPVTAPAPTSILPPSVPDDPSPYRRSFAESPSEPVPARPAPVVPAPPPPPQRAVVPDRSYRKKKSAWPIVVVLLLILALGLAGAYLLLGDRTPGTVAATATPTVTRVTTTARPPTTRRAPTPTRPATTQPTATRSAAASTPGFTPTAGDTGKAEASAAVESAIGQVESGTARSILEPMWVSARITGDAKQFLDMNDQLEKQSLITKSENKSIEDAVKDWENA, encoded by the coding sequence ATGAGTCCCGACCTGCTCGCCGGCCGCTACGAGCTGACCGAGCGCATCGCCAGTGGCGGAATGGGGCACGTCTGGCGCGGGCGCGACCGAATCCTCGAGCGCATCGTCGCGATCAAGACGGTCGACCTGGCGGCGCAGGACGATACGGCTCGGGAACGCTTTCGGCGCGAGGCCGTCGCGACAGCCGGGCTGTCGGCGCCCAACATCGTGCAGGTCTATGACGCGGGCATCGACGGGACGATGGCGTACCTCGTCATGGAGCTCCTGACCGGACCCACCCTCTCGCGCGTCATCCACGACCACGGCCCGCTCGACATCCAGACCGGGCTCCAGGTCGCCCGCGAGGTGGCCCTGGCGCTGCTGTCGGCCCATCACATCGGGGTGGTCCACCGCGACATCAAGCCCGGCAACGTGATGTTCCACGACAACCAGGTGAAGCTGGTCGACTTCGGCATCGCGCAGCTTGCCCGCAACATGGGTGCCGCGCTGACCGCGCCGGCGACTGCGCTCGGCACGGCCGCCTACATGTCGCCCGAGCAGGCCACCGGCGAGGGCGCCACCGACAAATCGGACTGGTATGCCTTCGGCTGCCTCCTCATGACCATCTTCACCGGCGAACCGCCGTTCAAGGGCGAGGCGTTGGCCGTTGCCTCGCAGCAGATCAACTCGAAGCCGCCCTATGTGTCCGACCGGCGCCACGATGCGCCGGCGGCGTTGGACCAACTCGTCGCGCGCCTGCTGGAGAAGGAGCCGGTCGACCGGCCGACGGGCCAGGAGGTCGTCGACCAGCTGCGCCTGCTCGAGGTCGACCCGAACGCCGGCACCGTGCTGATGCCCGTGACCGCGCCGGCGCCGACCAGCATCCTGCCGCCCAGCGTGCCCGACGATCCGTCGCCCTATCGCCGGTCGTTCGCGGAGAGCCCGAGCGAGCCGGTCCCCGCGCGGCCCGCTCCCGTCGTGCCCGCGCCGCCGCCCCCGCCACAGCGGGCGGTGGTGCCCGATCGTTCGTATCGGAAGAAGAAGTCCGCCTGGCCGATCGTGGTCGTGTTGCTGCTGATCCTGGCGCTGGGTCTCGCTGGGGCGTACCTCTTGCTCGGCGACCGCACCCCCGGAACCGTCGCCGCGACCGCCACGCCCACCGTCACGCGCGTCACGACCACGGCCCGGCCGCCGACCACCCGGCGTGCCCCAACTCCGACCCGTCCCGCGACCACGCAGCCGACGGCGACGCGATCGGCGGCGGCGAGTACGCCGGGGTTCACGCCGACCGCGGGTGACACGGGCAAGGCCGAGGCCTCGGCTGCGGTCGAGAGCGCCATCGGTCAGGTGGAGAGCGGGACCGCTCGATCGATCCTGGAACCGATGTGGGTGTCGGCCCGGATCACCGGGGATGCCAAACAGTTCCTGGACATGAACGACCAGCTCGAGAAGCAGAGCCTCATCACCAAGTCCGAGAACAAGAGCATCGAGGACGCCGTCAAGGACTGGGAAAATGCGTGA